GACGTAATTGTTCTTCCACGGGACTGGACGATCCTCTTTCCATCGAGAGAGTACGAATCGACGCCCCCGCGGCGCGACACACGGAGGAGAGACACGATGGGACTGCTGATCGAAGGCAAGTGGAGCACGGACTGGTACGACACGAAGTCGACCGGAGGCCGCTTCGTGCGCAAGGACAGCGCTTTCCGGGACGCGGTTCGCGCCGACGGCTCGACCCCCTTCGCCCCGGAGGCCGGCCGCTACCACCTCTACGTGTCCCTGGCCTGCCCCTGGGCCCACCGGACCCTGATCGCCCGCAAGCTGAAGGGCCTCGAGGACGCGATCACCGTGTCGGTCGTCCACCCGTACATGGGCGAGAACGGCTGGACCTTCGTGAACGAGGACGCGACCGCCGGCGTGATCGCCGACCCGCTCCACGGCGCATCGTTCCTCCACGAGGTCTACACCCACGCGGATTCGAAGTACACGGGCCGCGTGACCGTCCCGGTGCTCTGGGACCGCGAGCATCGGACGATCGTGAACAACGAGTCGTCCGAGATCCTTCGCATGTTCGACTCGGAGTTCGGCGTACTCGCGAAGGGCTCCGGCAACGACGTGCAGCTCTACCCCGAAGCGCTCCGCGAGGAGATCGACGAGGTCAACGCGTTCATCTA
The genomic region above belongs to bacterium and contains:
- a CDS encoding glutathione S-transferase family protein, with the translated sequence MGLLIEGKWSTDWYDTKSTGGRFVRKDSAFRDAVRADGSTPFAPEAGRYHLYVSLACPWAHRTLIARKLKGLEDAITVSVVHPYMGENGWTFVNEDATAGVIADPLHGASFLHEVYTHADSKYTGRVTVPVLWDREHRTIVNNESSEILRMFDSEFGVLAKGSGNDVQLYPEALREEIDEVNAFIYPNVNNGVYRAGFATTQEAYDEAVREVFAALDVLDARLAGQRYLVGDAPTEADWRLFTTLVRFDPVYVGHFKCNLRRIEDYPALSEYLRDLYQTPGVAETVNLEHITRHYYESHPTINPTGVVPIGADPGLDRPHGRAALS